A single Anopheles funestus chromosome 2RL, idAnoFuneDA-416_04, whole genome shotgun sequence DNA region contains:
- the LOC125761230 gene encoding suppressor of fused homolog encodes MAANVSDKDSVLKKRILPRGLQKLIEQCLKIYPDQTNPLQVTTVLKYWLGGLDPLDYISMYHNAGDPEQNIPPHWHYVSFGLSDLHGDGRVHLADTSGGLEPRSGMGFELTFRLIKSPDAPANERPPTWPANLLQSLAKYVFQSGNRLCTGDNIPWRRSLDGSKDTNTAIQHMLIAEDPQLPRTETPFGWVDFLQIVGVTNEELEQASRWNGKGMLNLLTKDPATGGPWLITDMGRSSSVFEQFPETLRQLELDLEKEGSDLAGVNADFTFKELAKGALTVAIKQEVLDPEEDLSRSISSCNIAVKQELNEDTLERSTGSTSSDMVNPFDNPNIPSRVFPLTGIELTLAPYAAKFLMLAVRDRIRHGRHFTFKAQHMAVTFVAESVTGSIVNRQTPYAVLGSWVQILIPNRLVPRMVDSFGELSTRSADSLKIPLTYEWPEQNLKFIIDNPPPELLNQQGPILA; translated from the exons ATGGCAGCAAATGTTTCGGATAAAGATTCGGTTCTGAAAAAACGCATTCTGCCACGAGGCTTACAGAAGCTGATCGAGCAATGCTTAAAGATTTATCCAGATCAAACGAATCCGCTGCAGGTGACGACCGTGCTAAAATACTG GCTCGGTGGTTTAGATCCGTTAGATTACATTAGCATGTATCACAATGCGGGCGATCCGGAGCAAAACATCCCACCACACTGGCACTACGTTAGCTTCGGGCTATCCGATCTACACGGGGATGGTCGTGTGCATCTTGCGGACACATCGGGCGGTCTCGAACCACGTTCCGGGATGGGGTTTGAGCTAACCTTTCGATTGATAAAGTCTCCCGACGCACCCGCCAACGAACGGCCTCCAACTTGGCCCGCAAACTTACTGCAATCGCTGGCTAAGTACGTGTTTCAATCAGGCAACCGGCTGTGCACCGGAGACAATATCCCTTGGCGGCGTTCCCTTGATGGTAGTAAGGATACTAACACGGCCATACAACATATGCTGATTGCGGAAGATCCACAGCTCCCACGTACGGAAACCCCGTTCGGTTGGGTCGACTTCCTACAGATCGTGGGTGTCACGAACGAGGAGCTCGAACAGGCTTCACGCTGGAACGGAAAGGGTATGTTGAATCTGCTGACTAAAGATCCCGCAACGGGTGGTCCGTGGTTGATCACGGACATGGGCCGATCGAGCAGTGTGTTCGAGCAATTCCCGGAAACACTTCGGCAGCTCGAGCTAGACCTGGAGAAGGAAGGATCCGATCTAGCGGGTGTTAATGCCGATTTCACCTTTAAGGAGCTCGCAAAGGGGGCCTTAACCGTGGCCATAAAGCAAGAGGTACTCGATCCGGAAGAGGACCTGTCTCGTTCCATCTCCTCCTGCAACATCGCGGTCAAGCAGGAGTTGAATGAAGACACCCTGGAACGTTCGACCGGCTCTACCTCTTCGGATATGGTGAACCCGTTCGATAATCCGAACATTCCGTCACGGGTATTTCCGCTGACCGGCATCGAACTGACGCTGGCACCGTATGCCGCCAAGTTTCTCATGCTCGCCGTGCGCGATCGCATCCGCCACGGACGACATTTTACGTTCAAGGCGCAGCATATGGCTGTCACGTTCGTCGCCGAATCGGTGACCGGGTCGATCGTGAATCGCCAAACGCCGTACGCCGTGCTCGGCAGCTGGGTCCAGATACTCATCCCGAATCGATTAGTGCCGCGTATGGTAGACAGTTTCGGTGAGCTGAGCACGCGAAGTGCGGACAGTTTAAAGATTCCCCTCACATACGAATGGCCGGAACAGAACCTTAAATTCATTATCGACAATCCGCCTCCGGAGCTGCTCAATCAACAAGGACCGATCCTGGCATGA